taaattaattgcgGCAATAGTGTCGCGGTGAGGTGGTTAGAGTGGAGGTGTTAGTGATGGTGGCAGACTgatttaatgtttaatgatggtGGTAGGGCAGTGACTGCCGGTGGCGCTAGGAGAGATGGCAGTGCCTACTGCCAACACTATATGGAATGGAGCTAATAATAAAGCTgctgtttttttcttttaataaaaatactacTTATTTTAGAATAAACAAAAAACAACATTTCTTTTTGTTACTGATCCTACCTGAATTAACACGTATTAACCCATTGGTGTTCTCTCACTCATAAAGGCCTTGGTCTTGTCTGATTGCTCTGGTTATTTTTGTTCTTGCCAAATCTCAAAGTCAAGGTTCTGAGAGCAACAACTTAAGTGAAACTCATTGAGCCCTTGCAAGATCTGAGAACGAAAGTGATAAGCAACAATCGaacactaattttttttttgttgtataATATCGCATAGACCTACCTAAAGTTGTAGATGTACAATAAATTTTACTTGCACGATGAATATCAAGTAAAATGTTGATTcctggaaagaaaaaaaaaaaggtgattTTCACCAATAATCCCCACATGAACAGGTGCCATTCCTGAAGTGATGGAACCTCCTTACATCTCTAAGGATAATCTCCCTATCCACCATCTTGGAGATGAACTTAGTCGCAGCATGACAGTCATTACACACCCTAAGATTCTTGGCAACTCTAATAGTAGTTCCAGGGGGAGTGTTTAGTATGCCGAAAGCTATTGCCAATTTTTCACTGTGTCCACAAAGTAGAGTTTCTTTCTCCTCCTCATCAACATTGTGAAGTACACAAGAAGTATCAGGCACATACCCTTCTTTTTTCATCTTTTCTGACAGTGTCTCTAGATAATCATGGAGTTTCTCACTCTGTGGATGTGATAAATCCCCAGCTAAAAATTTATGCGTCTCATCACCATACTCAATCCAACTACAGCCGGGTTCTTTCTTTAGACCCATTTCCTTCATCTTCCTTCTGACATTCATTGCCTTGTCCCAAAGTCCAACAGATGAGTACATATTAGACAGCAAAACATAGTGGCTGGCCACATTTGGCTGCAATTGTAGGAGGTTTTGAGCAACAGTTTCtcctatttttatattttggtgGATCCGACATGATCCAAGCAAGCTGCTCCAGGCCCCTACCTTGTCAAAACCAGAAGGCATGACATTGATGAGTTCATATGCTTGCTCCACTTTGCCTGCTCTACCAAGTAAATCCACAACACAAGCATAGTGATCTGGACCAGGATCAATACTATGGTCATCTTTCATTTTATGGAAAAGGTGCAGGCCCTCTTCAACCATCCCTGAGTGGCTGCAAGCAGCCAAAATTGCTATGAAAGTGACATCAGTAGGCTTTACTTCCCCACTATTGACCATATCTTTGAACAGTTCTAAGGCCTTCTTCCCATTTCCATGCATCCCATAAGCCATGATAATTACATTCCAGGTAATAATATTTCTAATAGGCATTCGATCGAACACTCTCCTAGATAAGTTTAAGCAGCCACATTTTGCATACATGTCAACTAATGCACTTCCTACAGTGACTTCTGATGCCAATGAATTTCTCATGGAATAAGCATGGATCTCTTTTCCCTTTGCCAATGCTGCTAGGGAAGCACAACCAGGAAGGACAGTCATAAGGGTTATTGAATTAGCTTTTAAACGGACTTGTTTATTATcattatgtttgttgtttcctTCATCTGCATATTGCATCTCATGTAGCAACTGAAGAGCATCATCAAAGCTTCCAGAAATAACATAACCAGTAATCATTGTGTTCCAAGAAACTATATCTCTAAAATCCATGTTCTTAAATATGGTTTTTGAAATCTCCATGTTCCCCATCCTGGAGTACATATCCACAAGTGCATTTTGCACATATCTATTTCTTTCCAAGCCTCTCTTTATCACAAACCCGTGTATGCTTTCTTTATTAGAAAATGCTTCACAGCGTACACAAGCAGGCACAACACTTGCCATTGTGGTTGCATTGGGAAAAAGTCCAGCAACAGGTTCCATTTCCAGGAAAAGCATCACTGCCTTCTCATCATGTTCATTTTGTGCATAACCAGCAATCATAGCATTCCATAGCCCAATGTTTCTCTCCAAGATACCATCAAACACTTGTCGCCCACTTTCGACATGTCCACAGTTGCAATACATGTCAACTAAAGCACTACCCACGTAAGAATTCTCAATCAAATTGCCATTTCTCAAGGCATAAGCATGAATTTCCTTCCCAGTAACAAACATCTCCAAGTTGGAGCAAGCAGGAAGGACACTTGCAAGCGTGAACCCATCAGGTTTAACTCCTTCAAGAACCATTAGCCTCAAGAAAACAAGTGCTTCCATAAATCTATCATTTTGAGAAAAAGAACTTATGATGGTGTTCCAAGAAACTAAATTACGATCCTCAAACAAGTCAAACAAAATTTTTGCATCATTTAATCTTCCTAGATTTGCATACATAGTCATCAAAGAATTGTTGGTAAAGGTTGTCGAATGACATTTCCTAAAACTATATGCATGAACTTGCTTCCCAAGCCGCAAGCCCTCATGCTTGTGCAACTTAGAGCAAGCGAGAGCCAGGCTTACCAAAGTAAATGAACTCGGCTCCAGATTCTCAGACCACATTAATCTAAATGCCTCGAGTGCACAGTCCCACTCTTCAGACCGACAAAATGCAGAAATTAGTGAATTCCAAGAAACTAGGTCCCTTTCAGTAATTCTATCAAACACCTTATACACATCGTCCAATTCTCCGCACTTACCATAGAAATTTACAAGAGTATTAGCTATAGTCACAGAAGATGATTCATACCCATATTTGATAACATGGGCATGCACCTGTTTTCCAAAACTCAAATCCTGAAGACCTGTCACGGCCTTCAAAACAGCCGGGAAGGCAGAGTTGTCAGGTGACACACCCGAAAGAATCATTTCAATGTACGTGGAAACAGCTTCCTGGTATAAATTGGAGCGGGAGCAAAAGCGAAGGGACTCGAGCCATGAGGCCTGAGAGAGGGACTGGTTAATGGGTTTTGGAGGAGAAGTGGAACCTAGGGTTTGAAGACAGTTCTTCTGAAGTAGTTTTGTGGATTGCTGGTGGGTTTGAAGAGGAGAGTGGGACTGTGGATTGAAGGTGAGAAAGATTGGAGAGAGGGGTTGTACAGTGTAAGAGGACATTTGGTGGTTATTTCAGTTACAATGGATTAGGTTTTGGCTATTTGGGTCTCTCCCCCTCTCTAATGTGTTTCTTCTTGCCAAAGCACATTTTGACCCTCAAAGTGTAATAAATGTTCAAGTTGTCCCTTACAAAGCATTTGTGTATTCTTGTGAAAACTTATTATCTtgtctataaatttttaaaaaatttattaatttgccatccactatttattttaaagaatttgattttattgaatataatgacaagtaattttaaaaagaaaagcttTGATACCA
The genomic region above belongs to Manihot esculenta cultivar AM560-2 chromosome 3, M.esculenta_v8, whole genome shotgun sequence and contains:
- the LOC110610825 gene encoding pentatricopeptide repeat-containing protein At3g57430, chloroplastic, with the translated sequence MSSYTVQPLSPIFLTFNPQSHSPLQTHQQSTKLLQKNCLQTLGSTSPPKPINQSLSQASWLESLRFCSRSNLYQEAVSTYIEMILSGVSPDNSAFPAVLKAVTGLQDLSFGKQVHAHVIKYGYESSSVTIANTLVNFYGKCGELDDVYKVFDRITERDLVSWNSLISAFCRSEEWDCALEAFRLMWSENLEPSSFTLVSLALACSKLHKHEGLRLGKQVHAYSFRKCHSTTFTNNSLMTMYANLGRLNDAKILFDLFEDRNLVSWNTIISSFSQNDRFMEALVFLRLMVLEGVKPDGFTLASVLPACSNLEMFVTGKEIHAYALRNGNLIENSYVGSALVDMYCNCGHVESGRQVFDGILERNIGLWNAMIAGYAQNEHDEKAVMLFLEMEPVAGLFPNATTMASVVPACVRCEAFSNKESIHGFVIKRGLERNRYVQNALVDMYSRMGNMEISKTIFKNMDFRDIVSWNTMITGYVISGSFDDALQLLHEMQYADEGNNKHNDNKQVRLKANSITLMTVLPGCASLAALAKGKEIHAYSMRNSLASEVTVGSALVDMYAKCGCLNLSRRVFDRMPIRNIITWNVIIMAYGMHGNGKKALELFKDMVNSGEVKPTDVTFIAILAACSHSGMVEEGLHLFHKMKDDHSIDPGPDHYACVVDLLGRAGKVEQAYELINVMPSGFDKVGAWSSLLGSCRIHQNIKIGETVAQNLLQLQPNVASHYVLLSNMYSSVGLWDKAMNVRRKMKEMGLKKEPGCSWIEYGDETHKFLAGDLSHPQSEKLHDYLETLSEKMKKEGYVPDTSCVLHNVDEEEKETLLCGHSEKLAIAFGILNTPPGTTIRVAKNLRVCNDCHAATKFISKMVDREIILRDVRRFHHFRNGTCSCGDYW